In a single window of the Gossypium hirsutum isolate 1008001.06 chromosome A13, Gossypium_hirsutum_v2.1, whole genome shotgun sequence genome:
- the LOC107894547 gene encoding protein trichome birefringence-like 3: protein MSFAASPSAIMMKTYKGKLPLSVITVIVCAFAFLALLYTQSLTFLSSNYILKSKSCARRGAVVEANDHRTAEENVEILEIDDRFEFDPEECDIGKGKWVFNRSIKPLYTDTSCPYLDRQFSCVKNGRLDFDYHHWEWQPEDCDLPRFNPELALQKLRGKRLLFAGDSLQRNQWESFVCMVEWTIPPEKKSMKRGKVHSVFKAKEYNATIEFYWAPFLIESNTDIDVLDPKKRILKVDSVAKHSKHWEGADILAFNTYVWWMSGLRLKTLWGSFANGDEGYAELDTAVAYQIGLKTWANWIDSTLNPNKTRVFFTTISPIHTRSEEWGKTDGLKCFNETKPVKKLWGSGSDKEMMSVVAGVLKKMKVAVTVVNITQLSEYRVDAHSSIYTETGGRLLNDEEKADPGRHADCIHWCLPGVPDTWNRIFLAHL, encoded by the exons ATGAGCTTTGCGGCATCTCCTTCAGCCATAATGATGAAAACTTACAAAGGAAAGCTACCTCTTTCCGTTATCACAGTTATAGTCTGCGCTTTTGCATTCCTTGCTCTTCTATATACACAAAGCTTAACTTTTCTTTCTTCAAATTATATTCTCAAATCCAAGTCCTGTGCTAGAAGAGGTGCTGTTGTAGAAGCTA ATGATCATAGAACGGCAGAGGAGAACGTAGAAATCCTCGAAATCGATGACAGGTTCGAGTTTGACCCTGAAGAGTGCGATATTGGTAAAGGTAAGTGGGTGTTCAACCGCTCTATCAAGCCATTATACACAGATACAAGTTGTCCATACCTGGACAGGCAATTTTCTTGCGTCAAAAATGGTCGGCTTGATTTTGACTACCATCACTGGGAGTGGCAGCCTGAGGACTGTGACTTGCCTAG ATTTAATCCAGAACTTGCACTTCAAAAGCTTCGAGGAAAGAGGCTACTCTTTGCTGGGGATTCCCTGCAAAGGAATCAATGGGAGTCTTTCGTTTGCATGGTTGAATGGACTATACCTCCAGAAAAGAAGTCTATGAAACGAGGAAAAGTTCATTCTGTCTTCAAAGCCAAG GAATATAATGCAACGATTGAATTTTACTGGGCCCCGTTTCTTATTGAATCCAATACGGATATCGACGTTTTAGATCCGAAGAAAAGAATACTAAAAGTTGATTCAGTTGCCAAGCACTCTAAACACTGGGAAGGAGCTGATATACTTGCGTTTAATACTTACGTTTGGTGGATGAGTGGGCTTAGACTCAAGACATT ATGGGGTTCATTTGCAAATGGCGATGAAGGTTACGCAGAGCTGGATACAGCAGTTGCCTACCAAATAGGTTTGAAGACATGGGCTAACTGGATCGATTCAACTTTAAATCCCAACAAGACCCGTGTTTTCTTCACAACTATATCCCCTATCCATACAAG AAGCGAAGAGTGGGGCAAGACAGATGGGCTGAAATGTTTCAATGAAACAAAGCCAGTGAAGAAGTTGTGGGGAAGTGGTTCCGACAAGGAGATGATGAGTGTGGTGGCGGGTGTGCTGAAGAAAATGAAAGTTGCAGTTACAGTTGTAAATATAACACAGCTCTCAGAGTACAGAGTCGACGCACATTCATCAATTTATACAGAGACTGGGGGAAGGCTCTTAAATGATGAGGAAAAAGCAGACCCTGGACGCCATGCTGATTGCATCCATTGGTGCCTGCCTGGTGTTCCTGATACTTGGAATCGAATATTTTTAGCACATTTGTAA